A window of Oryza glaberrima chromosome 2, OglaRS2, whole genome shotgun sequence genomic DNA:
ACATTGTACATTTGTACAACGAGGTATCTTATACATAATGATAATGattattcaacaaaaaaaatcaacaagagCAAGATGTCTAACAACACTCTTGTTCAGTGTTACTAGGATTTGGTCTGTATAATAGTAGCAGATGACTAAGTGCAAGTAAATAACAAAAACATGTGTTCAAATaactttaattaaaaaaactagaacTTAAACTTGACTTACTGTTTCTTTAGCTGCAGACATTGCAAGAAAACCAGCACCCATGTCCACCTCCTGCAATCCAACTACCACTAACCCAACCTCTGGTGTCGGTAACTTTAGCCAAGCTCTTAGTGACTCATAAGATGCCTTTTCTTGCCCGACATTCCAAGAACCCACCAACACTTTCATGTATTCAAATTGTTTGTATAATGGCTCAGCCTCAATCAAAGTAGAACGCATAATGTTGTCAATAGGCCCTGGAGATGACAAATTCCATCCACGGACTCCGCCATGACCAGCCATTGTAAAGATGTATGAACCTCCAACAGCCATACTCAGAACTGGACTGCTATGTGCGATCCAGCCTCCTAGTAAGTTACCTTCCAAATCCAACAGCTGAATACTACCATCCATGTAACCGGCCCATATTCTTGTCCCAAAGCTGAAAATGCTTTGAACAGAACACAAATGATGCTGAAACTCTTGCAAACGGTTACCGTTGCCATCCCATCGAGCAAGACATCCATTTGCAGACCCTGTCCACATCATCCCATCAATTGACATTGCTAATGCTTCTATTCTTTGAGAATCATCTCCAAATCCTGCTTTAGCAGCAACTCTCCGGACTGCATCAGCCGCTCCCATTAAAGCATTTCGTGATCTCTGGAAAAATCCAACAGGACTGCGAGCTTTATCTTTCCTTGGCGCAGAGAAAAGGTTTTGCTTTGTTTCATAGCCAAATGGATCCTGAGAAGATAAGATATCAAAACGAGTATCGACTTGGCCATCCACGCTAATCACTTTCAGAAGCTCCTTGGTGCAAGAATCCCTATATGGAAAAATAGACAAGAATATAACAGAAATATACAAACAGCTGGACTAATGTCAGCCAAACGCAACACTAACAGATGAATGGATGCACGAAGTGTACCAGAGTGCAAGTGAGAGGTAACCAGCACTCCATACTTTTGATCTAGAATTGTCAGACAACAGAAGTTTTACATCTACGGCAGGCAAGGGACAGGCCCCTCCATCACTGACCATGGCTCTAAGGTCAATGAATGATCTTTCAACTAAAAAGGAGGTCTTAcgcttttcttctctttgtaAAGAAAGGGACTTCTCAATTCCTTCTTCATACCAAACTTTGATTACTCCCCCTTCAGAGCCAGACCACAAATCACCTATGATGCatgcaaagagaaaaataatcatTTTTGCATTTAAAAGACAACAACTATGAAGGAAAGCTGCCAAAACACAAGCAGTGAGTCTGCACCTTAAATGTAAAGGCTCCTTAAGTGAAAGGTTCGTGTCTTATGAGTGTAATTTGACGACAATGCATTGCTGTCCACATATTAACTGCGGACAAAAAGATATGATATCTGTCTGTTCATACCTTAGTACCTAGGTTTTACTAAATGGAAAGAATTTAAGTCCTTGTGCATTGATTGCTagaatatattattattacctGCTTGAACGTTGGGCACCATGAAATAATTATATTCTAGATACGATAATGAGCACCATAAACATGATTGCTATATTCTAGATGATGTTGAAGAATTATACAGTACTGTTTATGGTAATTATCTCATAATCATTGGATTTCCATCTGTATTTTACAAGAATGTCCTGCAGAACATAGATTTATATGAAGTACATATATCTAGAGAGTTGAGAGTAAAAAGAATCTAAGTAACACATAATGTTGCATCACATTAAAACCAGAAAAAAGGCATAAACTGTGAAAAAGACAAAATCGGAAGTATATAAGACTGAAACTATGAGTAAGCACAAATACAAACATTAGTTTGGAGTAGAATCTCATGGTGGACTGCAGAACAAAAGAGGAGAGTTTACAGCAACATCTACACGGCCACTAGCTCAGACTCCTGGAATAGTTTTCAATGGATTGATTAGTTGGAGCTACGATTTCTACGTACTTCATTTTTGTACAGTAAGGTATGATAAAGTGGGTCCCTAATGAGGAGAAAAACTCCACCAATTGGTGTTTTGTGCCATCCATTAcaatctttcttctttctttttgcagAACTTTTGGATTTGCATTAAACGGCTGTATTGTTGTATAGTTACtgcatatatatgataaaatttAACGCATACAACATAGTTAAGGAGAATTACCATATAGAGAGGTGGTCAATGCGAATACTGGTCCACGGTGAGCTTCCCAGGCAATGCACTCCCCGGCCTCTAGTCCTCCTGGATCGGCGCTCCACCCCATGATCCAGCCATTGGCGTGGCCGCTCCACACAACGCCGCGGCAAGGGTCAGCCACGAGGCACAGCGCCGGCTGCGTCCTGCGCGACTCGCGGAACGGCGCGGCAGCCTCGTCGCCCCACCTCTGCCGAGACGCGGGCGCGCGGAAGGCGTCGGCGAGGCTCCACACCCtgacgccggcgtcgccgacggCCCACAGGTGCGAGCCGGTGGCCCCGTCCACGGCGATCGCGCGGAGCGCGGCGCCAGCCTGGGATTCCCTgggcgggcgcgggcgcaggtcgagcggcggcgggcggtcggcacgcacggcggcgcgcgggggcgggcgggtcgcggaggcggacgcgggGGCGGCGAACTCCTGGAGGGAGCCGGAGTGGTGCGCCCCCGGTGGCGGGGGCCAGGCgtcggctgccgccgccgcggccgcggcggagaaggccgggAGGGAGTGGGtggggtggaggtggtggagggagccagaggaggaggaggcagaggaggagggggagggggtggaggcgggcgggagggaggaggagcggagggTGGGGCgcggggaggtggaggggatgggggaagggggagggggagtggaggtggaaggggaaggggaggagatggaggcggagAGGAAGAAGTCGTCGGGGAGGTCGTCCCACGGGGAGGGGGACGCGGCGGAGT
This region includes:
- the LOC127763810 gene encoding type II inositol polyphosphate 5-phosphatase 15-like; the encoded protein is MADPGDSAASPSPWDDLPDDFFLSASISSPSPSTSTPPPPSPIPSTSPRPTLRSSSLPPASTPSPSSSASSSSGSLHHLHPTHSLPAFSAAAAAAAADAWPPPPGAHHSGSLQEFAAPASASATRPPPRAAVRADRPPPLDLRPRPPRESQAGAALRAIAVDGATGSHLWAVGDAGVRVWSLADAFRAPASRQRWGDEAAAPFRESRRTQPALCLVADPCRGVVWSGHANGWIMGWSADPGGLEAGECIAWEAHRGPVFALTTSLYGDLWSGSEGGVIKVWYEEGIEKSLSLQREEKRKTSFLVERSFIDLRAMVSDGGACPLPAVDVKLLLSDNSRSKVWSAGYLSLALWDSCTKELLKVISVDGQVDTRFDILSSQDPFGYETKQNLFSAPRKDKARSPVGFFQRSRNALMGAADAVRRVAAKAGFGDDSQRIEALAMSIDGMMWTGSANGCLARWDGNGNRLQEFQHHLCSVQSIFSFGTRIWAGYMDGSIQLLDLEGNLLGGWIAHSSPVLSMAVGGSYIFTMAGHGGVRGWNLSSPGPIDNIMRSTLIEAEPLYKQFEYMKVLVGSWNVGQEKASYESLRAWLKLPTPEVGLVVVGLQEVDMGAGFLAMSAAKETVGLEGSPNGDWWLDAIGQQLKGYSFERVGSRQMAGLLICVWVRTHLKQFIGDIDNAAVACGLGRAIGNKGAVGLRMRIHDRSICFVNCHFAAHMEAVSRRNEDFDHVFRTMTFATPSSGIMTTSVSSSTGQLLRGANGSRMPELSDTEMIVFLGDFNYRLYDISYDDAMGLVSRRCFDWLKNNDQLRAEMRSGRVFQGLREGDFKFPPTYKFEKHTAGLSGYDSSEKRRIPAWCDRILYRDSRVSSGNECSLDCPVVSSISLYDSCMEATDSDHKPIKSVFNLDIAYVDKQTMRQKYVELMSSNNKVVHLLQELEAFPGVNINNSNIILQDRNPSVVKLQNRTEVIACFEIIGQAPNLSSTHFSAFPAWLKVSPAVGIISPGQTVEVTLQHRDLHSQQNYNGTSLDILPGGATQQKAATVFAKITGVYSTVAKYYEIHVQHQNCRSTLPSRGYNLGDRFF